A window of the Oncorhynchus masou masou isolate Uvic2021 chromosome 13, UVic_Omas_1.1, whole genome shotgun sequence genome harbors these coding sequences:
- the LOC135553003 gene encoding bromodomain and WD repeat-containing protein 3-like isoform X1: MAKSRNISLLESELYYLISRFLTTGPCRRAAEVLASELEEYQLLPCRLDWQGHEHPRSYEDLVASNRHIAPDHLLQICKQIGPILDKEVPSCVPGIHSLLGTGRQSLLRTSKDYGNVRRKGSSFATLHRGRPPEMHLTCRDPPNLVEVYRGRELTGTQRFSAVNPVSNYQHMRMHRRILGHLSAVYCIAFDRTGLRIFTGSDDCLVKIWSSFDGRLHSTLRGHSAEISDLAVSFENTLMAAGSCDKTIRVWCLRTCAPMAVLQGHSGSITSLQFSPFAKGSKRYLVSTGTDATICFWQWDVNNINFSDRPQKFTERPRPGVQMVCSSFSPGGMFLATGSTDDVIRIYYLGVGNPEKISELHEHTDKVDSIQFCHSGERFVSGSRDGTARIWRLTPRQQWRSLLLNMNATLPGAEHTTNEESFFKPKVTMVAWDRHDNSVITAVNNHVLKVWNSYTGQLLHILKGHEAEVFVLEPHPSDPRIMLSAGHDGNVFIWDIVRGTKTQHYFNMIEGQGHGAVFDCKFTPDGQRFACTDSHGHLVIFGFGSSKPYEKLPDQVFFHTDYRPLIRDANGFVLDEQTQQAPHLMPPPFLVDVDGNPHPPRYQRLVPGRENIADEHLVPQLGYVATSDGEVMEQVISQLTTDHEEATARRSVLDDAIRQLQEQQDRQSRPGTQAPAEAPVFPAPSTPRRASVNERGAAEVQSSPNVGLRRSGQVEGVRQMHQNAPRSQMATERDLQAWRRRVVVPELSSSGYSCQDDFRITKGEEEIATYNAKKRRVTYGSCRDDSEDEVPCIKRKQSRKKQKVFQQSKDGIVEEFIDFSCEEGEETATSEDHEMDSSELDSSNEEEEWKSDSSSHSSSEYSDWTADAGINLQPSTPVSSRKRVRRQLSSSEEDNAEEEEKQQSDEEERPPQTSKQKSKKPKSKMPKWPKARPSMNREVSNEFRPSTWITDVVPRKSPFVPQMGDEVIYFRQGHEAYVEAVNRNNLYPINMEKQPWRKMELRDQEFVKITGIKYEVCPPTLCRLKLTLIDHGTGKITDKSFYVKYHDMPDVIDFLVLRQSYDEARSRVWQPNDRFRSVIDDAWWFGIIVCQEPYQLEYPDSHFQCFKVRWDNGEMEKLSPWDVEAIPEDAQQPECVGGGVPVTAEEMREVMYKPQTGEWGERSRDNECERIIAGIEQLITVDIVAPFSGPVDIVQYPTYCTVIAFPTDLSTIRLRLINRFYRRLSSLVWDARYIVHNARTFNEPRSKIAHSAKLITDVLLKFINRPSCTDIMEIYSAIQDMDFSDDEDLEEAPGPSSGHRLRQRTVETVPDQDSWKGQCKRLMNYVFECEDSEPFRKPVDPTSYPDYLSIIDTPMDFGTVKGTLEEDRYENPMELCKDIRLIFANAKAFTPNKRSKIYSMTLRLSAFFEERIRTIISQYKTAVKSSEKLRRSQRFRKKLQHHESTVPSTNTTSQKRAALKTQEKVEVASTTKSTSAKVSATERTRRRNQSSDSSGHSSSEASSGSDSEIESELSMSDSEEEKRPGSSQHHHSRETRGTRRVTRNKGAKKKIAESEEESSNEGEESEDGGKLSNSLSRQFPIRTSSRSTRLTRNNAVAHRKRAKQPERGAQMNGHSRKSGRERRLSSESERSPSQGTDTYREEDEEENVGRRTMKRKTARAAVNKMKLLEASEENYGSASEEEDKQRRKSSRHATRVSKRTTVIQSSSESEEQSSAQSSKKDKDSLGDWENNEDSIESEASSSRCHQNGERKNSSSRRTTRQAAETDGKDDLSHVNGHSTKHDSTSEEESSDGEEEEETVESQKSSRSLTTAAVSKIRTCITSYMAEEKSGSRKRRHKPLASSDEEYREHYTQKHPHQNGRKVEKEHADGSEKNSKLQSKSQTHKQDVPESEELSDTPKRSSSHKKRVRSEEEEEEDSNHPDNESKGESNKRQLRNNNKPKRQSHNDSVSESEEEVVPNRRARRKQLRASSEEDSDGKEKHSPSRRPCLRAQPKKKYINEDSEEDLNSEMQGSCKNGNSNAVSDKGHQRNRKASPATTKQSSSKRKCIYTSDSSDNPCEKKRCMPMAKSYCEDEGERETKRSNYKYPKKESRSKSEPEDCSSQEDTSSHQVSEEEEVECPRGKRRLEQHKGKRKERCSSSAHSSASESEEDEESSASSGTQSSPKRKKHNRRSRVSDKGAARQHRRDPSDADSDQSNAEFQRGACGTRIKTRNRGKRTVTYHDSE, from the exons ATGGCCAAAAGTCGGAATATTTCGCTCCTTGAATCGG AGCTATATTACCTAATTTCACGTTTTCTGACAACGGGTCCATGTCGGAGAGCGGCTGAG GTTCTAGCGAGCGAACTAGAAGAATATCAG CTTTTACCCTGCAGATTAGACTGGCAAGGACATGAACATCCAAGATCTTACGAAGATTTG GTTGCATCCAACAGACACATTGCACCTGACCATTTGCTGCAGATCTGTAAGCAGATTGGGCCGATTCTGGACAAAGAGGTGCCATCATGTGTTCCAGGGATACATTCCCTACTGGGAACCGGGAGGCAGTCCTTACTCAGAACATCAAAAG ATTACGGCAATGTTCGGAGGAAAGGCTCATCATTTGCTACCCTGCACAGAGGGAGACCACCAGAGATGCATTTGACCTGCAGGGATCCTCCAAATCTAG TGGAGGTGTACAGAGGAAGGGAGCTAACCGGTACTCAACGGTTCAGCGCTGTGAACCCTGTGAGCAACTATCAGCACATGCGGATGCACAGGAGGATTCTGGGTCATCTGTCTGCAGTCTACTGCATCGCTTTTGATCGAACCGGTCTCAGGATTTTCACT GGCTCGGATGACTGCTTGGTGAAAATATGGTCTTCGTTTGATGGGAGGCTGCACTCCACCCTGAGAGGACATTCTGCTGAGATCTCAGACCTGGCTGTCAGCTTTGAGAATACCTTGATGGCAGCTGGCAGCTGTGACAAAACCATCCGAGTGTGGTGCCTTCGTACCTGTGCCCCTATGGCTGTCCTACAGGGGCACAGTGGGTCCATTACCTCCCTACAG TTCTCACCATTTGCCAAGGGCTCAAAGAGATACCTGGTGTCCACTGGAACTGATGCAACAATCTGCTTTTGGCAGTGGGATGTCAATAACATAAATTTCAG TGATCGCCCGCAGAAGTTTACAGAGCGACCCAGGCCGGGAGTTCAGATGGTGTGCTCATCATTCAGTCCAG GTGGCATGTTCTTAGCGACGGGAAGTACTGATGATGTCATCAGAATATATTACCTGGGAGTTGGGAACCCTGAAAAAATATCAGAGCTTCATGAACACACG GACAAGGTCGACAGCATCCAATTTTGCCACTCGGGAGAAAG GTTTGTGAGTGGCAGTCGAGATGGCACAGCACGCATCTGGAGGCTGACTCCGCGTCAGCAGTGGAGGAGCCTTCTTCTCAATATGAACGCCACTCTACCAGG CGCGGAACACACAACCAATGAGGAAAGCTTTTTCAAGCCCAAGGTCACCATGGTAGCGTGGGATCGCCATGACAACTCAGTAATCACAGCCGTCAACAACCATGTCCTAAAAGTGTGGAACTCCTACACGGGCCAGCTGCTACATATCCTTAAA GGCCATGAGGCTGAGGTGTTTGTCCTGGAGCCTCACCCCTCAGATCCCAGGATCATGCTGTCTGCTGGCCACGACGGAAATGTCTTCATCTGGGACATCGTCCGGGGCACAAAGACACAGCACTACTTCAACATG ATTGAGGGCCAGGGTCATGGTGCTGTTTTTGACTGCAAGTTCACTCCCGATGGCCAGCGCTTTGCCTGCACAGACTCCCACGGCCATCTGGTCATATTCGGCTTTGGGAGCTCCAAGCCATATGAGAAG CTTCCAGATCAGGTGTTTTTCCACACCGACTATCGGCCACTGATCCGTGACGCCAACGGCTTTGTGTTGGACGAGCAGACCCAGCAGGCACCCCACCTCATGCCCCCTCCCTTCCTGGTGGATGTGGATGGGAACCCCCACCCACCCAGATACCAGCGACTGGTCCCCGGGAGGGAGAACATTGCAGACGAACACCTGGTGCCTCAGCTGGGATATGTCGCCACAA GTGATGGCGAGGTGATGGAGCAGGTCATCAGTCAGCTGACCACGGACCACGAGGAGGCCACGGCCAGACGCAGCGTTCTGGATGACGCCATCAGGCAGCTGCAGGAGCAGCAGGACAGGCAGAGCAGACCAGGGACACAGGCCCCAGCAGAGGCCCCTGTATTCCCAGCCCCCAGCACCCCACGTAGAG CATCAGTGAATGAGCGAGGTGCAGCTGAGGTGCAGTCGTCCCCTAACGTGGGTCTGCGGCGCAGTGGGCAGGTGGAAGGGGTGAGACAGATGCACCAGAATGCCCCTCGCAGCCAGATGGCCACAGAGCGGGACCTGCAGGCCTGGAGACGCAGAGTGGTGGTACCCGAGCTCTCATCCAGCGGGTACAG TTGCCAGGATGACTTCCGAATTacaaaaggagaggaggagattgcCACATACAATGCAAAGAAACGACGTGTGACATACGGCAGTTGTAGA GATGATTCTGAAGATGAGGTGCCTTGCATCAAACGAAAACAGTCCCGCAAAAAGCAAAAAGTCTTCCAGCAGAGCAAAGATGGGATTGTGGAAGAATTCATTGACTTCTcctgtgaggagggagaggagactgcaACGTCTGAG GACCATGAGATGGACAGCAGTGAACTGGATTCATCCAATGAGGAAGAGGAATGGAAAAGTGACAGTTCAAG CCACTCGTCCAGTGAGtactctgactggacagcagaCGCTGGGATTAACCTGCAGCCCTCCACTCCCGTGTCATCACGGAAACGAGTTCGGCGCCAGCTTAGCAGCTCGGAGGAAGATAAcgcggaggaagaggagaagcagCAAAGTGACGAGGAAGAACGACCTCCTCAGACTAGCAAGCAGAAATCCAAGAAGCCCAAAAGCAAGATGCCCAAG TGGCCTAAAGCCAGGCCGTCGATGAACAGAGAAGTGTCCAACGAGTTCAGACCTTCAACGTGGATCACTGATGTCGTTCCCAGGAAGTCTCCCTTCGTTCCCCAGATGGGGGATGAG gtaaTCTATTTCCGCCAGGGTCACGAGGCGTATGTGGAGGCAGTGAACAGGAACAACCTGTACCCCATTAACATGGAGAAACAGCCCTGGAGGAAGATGGAGCTGAGA GACCAAGAGTTTGTTAAAATAACTGGGATCAAGTATGAAGTATGCCCTCCGACACTGTGCCGCCTGAAACTGACGCTCATTGACCATGGCACGGGCAAAATCACAGACAAATCATTTTATGTCAA GTACCATGACATGCCGGATGTGATTGACTTCCTCGTGCTTCGTCAGAGTTATGACGAAGCACGCAGTAGAGTCTGGCAGCCAA ATGACAGATTCCGGTCTGTAATAGATGATGCCTGGTGGTTTGGGATCATTGTTTGTCAAGAGCCATACCAGCTTGAATATCCGGACAGTCATTTCCAGTGCTTCAAAGTCAG ATGGGACAATGGCGAAATGGAGAAGCTAAGTCCTTGGGATGTGGAAGCTATTCCAGAGGATG CACAGCAACctgagtgtgtaggtggaggggtTCCAGTGACagcagaggagatgagagaggtcaTGTATAAACCCCAGACAGGAGAGTGGGGTGAGAGGAGTAGAGACAACGAGTGTGAACGCATCATAGCAGGCATTGAGCAACTCATCACCGTCG ataTTGTAGCCCCATTTTCTGGCCCGGTGGACATAGTTCAGTACCCAACCTACTGCACGGTGATAGCCTTCCCTACAGACCTGAGCACCATCAGACTGAGACTTATAAATAGGTTCTACAGGCGACTGTCCTCTTTAGTTTGGGATGCCAGATACATTGTGCACAACGCCCGGACCTTCAATGAGCCAAGGAGCAAGATAGCCCATTCAGCAAAACTTATCACAGATGTCCTGCTAAAATTTATCAA TCGACCTAGCTGTACAGATATTATGGAGATCTACAGTGCTATTCAAGACATGGACTTTTCGGATGACGAG GACCTGGAAGAGGCACCAGGCCCCTCTTCTGGACACAGACTGCGCCAG CGCACTGTGGAGACTGTACCTGACCAGGACTCCTGGAAGGGGCAGTGCAAGCGCCTGATGAACTATGTCTTTGAGTGTGAGGACTCCGAGCCCTTCAGAAAGCCTGTGGACCCTACCTCTTACCCA GACTACCTTAGCATCATTGACACTCCCATGGACTTTGGGACTGTGAAGGGGACCCTTGAGGAGGACCGCTATGAAAACCCCATGGAGCTCTGCAAAGACATACGTCTAATATTTGCCAACGCTAAAGCCTTCACGCCAAACAAACGCTCAAAG ATCTACAGTATGACTTTGCGGCTCTCTGCATTCTTCGAAGAGCGAATCAGAACAATCATATCGCAATACAAAACTGCCGTCAAGAGCAGCGAGAAGCTCCGCCGCAGCCAGAGGTTCCGGAAGAAGCTTCAGCACCACGAGTCTACTGTACCCAGCACTAACACCACAAG CCAAAAGAGGGCTGCTCTAAAAACTCAGGAAAAAGTGGAAGTGGCGTCAACGACTAAATCTACCTCAGCCAAAGTGTCTGCTACCGAGAGAACCAGGAGAAGGAACCAAAGCAGTGACAGCTCAGGCCACAGCTCTTCTGAAGCCTCCTCAGGGTCAGACTCTGAGATTGAGAGCGAGTTATCTATGAGTGACTCTGAAGAGGAGAAACGCCCGGGGTCCTCACAGCaccatcacagcagagagaccaGGGGAACCAGAAGAGTCACCAGGAACAAGGGGGCAAAGAAAAAAA TTGCCGAGAGCGAGGAAGAGTCCTCtaatgagggggaggagagtgaggacGGTGGGAAGTTGTCAAACTCTTTGTCTCGTCAATTCCCAATTAGGACCAGCAGCAGGAGCACCAGGCTGACCAGGAACAATGCTGTTGCCCATAGGAAACGCGCCAAACAGCCAG AGAGGGGTGCCCAGATGAATGGTCACAGCAGAAAATCTGGGCGAGAGAGACGGCTAAGCAGTGAATCTGAGAGATCACCATCCCAGGGTACAGACACTtacagggaggaggatgaggaggagaatgTGGGCCGCAGGACAATGAAAAGGAAGACTGCCAGAGCGGCCGTCAACAAGATGAAGCTTCTGGAAGCATCTGAGGAAAACTATGGTTCAGCCTCTGAGGAAGAGGATAAACAAAGGAGGAAAAGCAGCCGCCATGCGACCCGAGTCAGCAAACGCACTACCGTGATCCAGAGCAGCTCTGAATCCGAGGAGCAGTCATCAGCACAGA GTTCTAAAAAAGACAAGGATTCATTGGGTGATTGGGAGAACAATGAGGACAGTATTGAGAGTGAAGCTTCATCCTCTCGTTGTCATCAGAATGGAGAGCGTAAGAACTCCAGCAGCCGCAGAACGACCAGACAAGCTGCAGAGACGGATGGTAAGG ATGATTTGTCTCATGTAAATGGACACAGCACAAAACATGACAGTACTTCTGAGGAGGAGAGCTCTGATggtgaagaagaggaagaaacTGTTGAGTCTCAGAAGTCCTCCAGAAGCTTGACAACTGCTGCAGTGAGTAAAATTAGAACTTGCATTACCAGTTATATGGCGGAAGAGAAGTCTGGCTCCAGAAAGAGACGGCACAAACCTCTGGCAAGCTCTGACGAGGAATACCGAGAACACTATACTCAAAAGCACCCTCACCAAAATGGGAGGAAGGTGGAGAAAGAACATGCTGACGGCTCTGAGAAAAATAGTAAATTGCAATCAAAAAGCCAAACCCACAAACAGGATGTCCCCGAATCAGAGGAACTCAGTGACACTCCAAAGAGATCAAGCTCTCACAAAAAAAGAGTgaggtctgaggaggaggaggaggaagacagcaACCACCCAGATAATGAATCTAAGGGAGAATCCAATAAACGTCAGTTGCGAAACAATAACAAACCCAAAAGACAGAGTCACAATGACTCTGTTTCAGAGAGCGAGGAGGAAGTTGTACCCAACAGGAGAGCAAGGAGAAAACAACTGCGTGCTTCCTCAGAGGAAGACTCTGATGGGAAGGAGAAGCATAGCCCTAGCAGGCGGCCTTGCCTTCGAGCCCAACCAAAAAAGAAATACATCAATGAAGACTCTGAGGAGGACTTGAACTCAGAGATGCAAGGCAGTTGTAAGAATGGGAATAGCAATGCTGTTTCAGATAAAGGACATCAACGCAACCGAAAAGCTTCCCCAGCTACTACAAAACAGTCTTCTTCCAAGAGAAAATGCATTTACACCTCAGACTCCTCAGACAACCCTTGTGAAAAGAAACGGTGCATGCCCATGGCTAAGAGCTACTGCGAAGATGAGGGCGAGAGGGAAACAAAAAGATCCAACTACAAGTATCCCAAGAAGGAATCTAGATCCAAGTCTGAACCTGAGGACTGTAGTAGTCAGGAAGACACCTCTTCCCACCAAgtgtcagaggaggaggaggttgagtgTCCAAGGGGCAAGAGACGTTTGGAGCAACACAAAGGCAAGCGAAAGGAACGCTGCAGCAGCAGTGCCCACAGTTCTGCCTCTGAAAGTGAGGAGGACGAAGAGTCCTCTGCCAGCTCAGGGACCCAGAGCAGTCCAAAGAGAAAAAAACACAACAGGAGGTCAAGGGTCAGTGACAAGGGTGCCGCCCGACAACACCGGAGGGACCCCTCTGATGCAGACAGTGACCAGTCAAATGCAGAATTCCAGAGAGGAGCGTGTGGAACGCGTATCAAGACCCGAAACCGTGGCAAACGAACGGTGACATATCACGACAGCGAATGA